The genomic segment ATGACTCCAATTTCGACCAAAACTCCTGAAACAACATCAACACCCTCTCCTTCTCCGCCAACTTCTGCATCATCGCCAGCAATCTCCACAACATTTCGATCCACAAGCACAGGAATCAGTGAAACCACGACCACAACCCCAtcacacacaacaacaacatctcCGTCTCCCCCAAGATCAACTACAACTCAACCTTCAACAGTTTCCACCACCACAGTCACGCCGCCCATTTCAACTACCACAACACCAATAACCAGCATCACGTCGTCAATTCACACAACAACCACAACTCCACCCACAACTACGACGACACCTTTAACCCGGACAgcatcaaccccaacaccaacaatccccacgTCCACACTTTCTACCACTTCCACAACAACGACATCGTCACCAGTGCCCCCCAAATCAAGCCCAACGCCacattcccccacatccccaaccaccATTACAAAGCAACAATCCACCAGTATTCCCGAATTACCCACCGGCTCTGTAACAACTACCACGTGTACAACTGAAACTATGGAAACTACAGAATCACATTCAACCATATCTACAACCACTAGCACCCTTGGAAGCAACAGTACAACGCAACCCACAACCCTGACAACATCGACATCCACCTCTATATCAACCACAACTCAACCTTCAACAGTTTCCACAATCACAAGCACACCGCCCATTTCAACTACCACAACATCCATAACCAGCAACACGTCGTCAAGTCAAACAACAACCACAACTGCACCCACAACCACTACGACAACGTCACCCCCGTCAACAGAAACAACAACCCCAACAATTACCACAACATCATACTCTAGCGAATCCACTACAACAGGAATCACTCCAATTTCGACCACATCCCCAGAAACAACATCAACACCCTCTCCAGCTCCGCCATCATCAACCCCAACAATTACCACAACATCATACTCTAGCACATCTACAACAACAGGAATGACTCCAATTTCGACCAAAACTCCTGAAACAACATCAACACCCTCTCCTTCTCCGCCAACTTCTGCATCATCGCCAGCAATCTCCACAACATTTCGATCCACAAGCTCAGGAATCAGTGAAACCACGACCACAACCCCAtcacacacaacaacaacatctcCGTCTCCCCCAAGATCAACTACAACTCAACCTTCAACAGTTTCCACCACCACAGTCACGCCGCCCATTTCAACTACCACAACACCAATAACCAGCACCACGTCGTCAATTCACACAACAACCACAACTCCACCCAGAACTACGACGACACCTTTAACCCAGACAgcatcaaccccaacaccaacaatccccacgTCCACACTTTCTACCACTTCCACAACAACGACATCGTCACCAGTGCCCCCCAAATCAAGCCCAACGCCacattcccccacatccccaaccaccATTACAAAGCAACAATCCACCAGTATTCCCGAATTACCCACCGGCTCTGTAACAACTACCACATGTACAACTGAAACTATGGAAACTACAGAATCACATTCAACCATATCTACAACCACTAGCACTCCTGGAAGCAAGAGTACAACGCAACCCACAACCCTGACAACATCGACATCCACCTCTATATCAACCACAACTCAACCTTCAACAGTTTCCACAATCACAAGCACACCGCCCATTTCAACTACCACAACATCCATAACCAGCAACACGTCGTCAAGTCACACAACAACCACAACTGCACCCACAACCACTACGACAACATCACCCCCGTCAACAGAAACACCAACCCCAACAATTACCACAACACCATACACTAGCGAATCCACTACAACAGGAATGACTCCAATTTCGACCAAAACTCCTGAAACAACATCAACACCCTCTCCTTCTCCGCCAACTTCTGCATCATCGCCAGCAATCTCCACATTTCGATCCACAAGCACAGGAATCAGTGAAACCACGACCACAACCCCAgcacacacaacaacaacatctcCGTCTCCCCCAAGATCAAGTACAACTCAACCTTCAACAGTTTCCACCACCACAGTCACGCCGCCCATTTCAACTACCACAACACCAGTAACCAGCACCACGTCGTCAATTCACACAACAACCACAACTCCACCCACAACTACGACGACACCTTTAACCCGGACAgcatcaaccccaacaccaacaatccccacgTCCACACTTTCTACCACTTCCACAACAACGACATCGTCACCAGTGCCCCCCAAATCAAGCCCAACGCCacattcccccacatccccaaccaccATTACAAAGCAACAATCCACCAGTATTCCCAAATTACCCACCGGCTCTGTAACAACTACCACGTGTACAACTGAAACTATGGAAACTACAGAATCACATTCAACCATATCTACAACCACTAGCACCCCTGGAAGCAAGAGTACAACGCAACCCACAACACTGACAACATCGACATCCACCTCTATATCAACCACAACTCAACCTTCAACAGTTTCCACAATCACAAGCACACCTCCCATTTCAACCACCACAACATCCATAACCAGCAACACGTCGTCAAGTCACACAACAACCACAACTGCACCCACAACCACTACGACAACGTCACCCCCGTCAACAGAAACACCAACCCCAACAATTACCACAACACCATACACTAGCGAATCCACTACAACAGGAATGACTCCAATTTCGACCAAAACTCCTGAAACAACATCAACACCCTCTCCTTCTCCGCCAACTTCTGCATCATCGCCAGCAATCTCCACATTTCGATCCACAAGCACAGGAATCAGTGAAACCACGACCACAACCCCAgcacacacaacaacaacatctcCGTCTCCCCCAAGATCAAGTACAACTCAACCTTCAACAGTTTCCACCACCACAGTCACGCCGCCCATTTCAACTACCACAACACCAGTAACCAGCACCACGTCGTCAATTCACACAACAACCACAACTCCACCCACAACTACGACGACACCTTTAACCCGGACAgcatcaaccccaacaccaacaatccccacgTCCACACTTTCTACCACTTCCACAACAACGACATCGTCACCAGTGCCCCCCAAATCAAGCCCAACGCCacattcccccacatccccaaccaccATTACAAAGCAACAATCCACCAGTATTCCCAAATTACCCACCGGCTCTGTAACAACTACCACGTGTACAACTGAAACTACGGAAACTACAGAATCACATTCAACCATATCTACAACCACTAGCACCCCTGGAAGCAAGAGTACAACGCAACCCACAACACTGACAACATCGACATCCACCTCTATATCAACCACAACTCAACCTTCAACAGTTTCCACAATCACAAGCACACCTCCCATTTCAACCACCACAACATCCATAACCAGCAACACGTCGTCAAGTCACACAACAACCACAACTGCACCCACAACCACTACGACAACGTCACCCCCGTCAACAGAAACACCAACCCCAACAATTACCACAACATCATACTCTAGCGAATCCACTACAACAGGAATGACTCCAATTTCGACCAAAACTCCTGAAACAACATCAACACCCTCTCCTTCTCCGCCAACTTCTGCATCATCGCCAGCAATCTCTACAACATTTCGATCCACAAGAACAGGTATCAGTGAAACCACGACCACAACCCCAtcacacacaacaacaacatctcCGTCTCCCCCAAGATCAACTACAACTCAACCTTCAACAGTTTCCACCACCACAGTCACGCCGCCCATTTCAACTACCACAACACCAATAACCAGCACCACGTCGTCAATTCACACAACAACCACAACTCCACCCACAACTACGACGACACCTTTAACCCGGACAgcatcaaccccaacaccaacaatccccacgTCCACACTTTCTACCACTTCCACAACAACGACATCGTCACCAGTGCCCCCCAAATCAAGCCCAACGCCacattcccccacatccccaaccaccATTACAAAGCAACAATCCACCAGTATTCCCGAATTACCCACCGGCTCTGTAACAACTACCACGTGTACAACTGAAACTATGGAAACTACAGAATCACATTCAACCATATCTACAACCACTAGCACCCCTGGAAGCAAGAGTACAACGCAACCCACAACCCTGACAACATCGACATCCACCTCTATATCAACCACAACTCAACCTTCAACAGTTTCCACAATCACAAGCACACCGCCCATTTCAACTACCACAACATCCATAACCAGCAACACGTCGTCAAGTCACACAACAACCACAACTGCACCCACAACCACTACGACAACGTCACCCCCATCAACAGAAACACCAACCCCAACAATTACCACAACATCATACTCTAGCGAATCCACTACAACAGGAATGACTCCAATTTCGACCAAAACCCCTGAAACAACATCAACACCCTCTCCTTCTCCGCCAACTTCTGCATCATCGCCAGCAATCTCCACAACATTTCGATCCACAAGAACAGGTATCAGTGAAACCACGACCACAACCCCAtcacacacaacaacaacatctcCGTCTCCCCCAAGATCAACTACAACTCAACCTTCAACAGTTTCCACCACCACAGTCACGCCGCCCATTTCAACTACCACAACACCAATAATCAGCACCACGTCGTCAATTCACACAACAACCACAACTCCACCCACAACTACGATGACACCTTTAACCCGGACAgcatcaaccccaacaccaacaatccccacgTCCACACTTTCTACCACTTCCACAACAACGACATCGTCACCAGTGCCCCCCAAATCAAGCCCAACGCCacattcccccacatccccaaccaccATTACAAAGCAACAATCCACCAGTATTCCCGAATTACCCACCGGCTCTGTAACAACTACCACGTGTACAACTGAAACTATGGAAACTACAGAATCACATTCAACCATATCTACAACCACTAGCACCCCTGGAAGCAAGAGTACAACGCAACCCACAACCCTGACAACATCGACATCCACCTCTATATCAACCACAACTCAACCTTCAACAGTTTCCACAATCACAAGCACACCGCCCATTTCAACTACCACAACATCCAGAACCAACACCACGTCGTCAAGTCACACAACAACCACAACTGCACCCACAACCACTACGACAACGTCACCCCCGTCAACAGAAACACCAACCCCAACAATTACCACAACATCATACTCTAGCGAATCCACTACAACAGGAATGACTCCAATTTCGACCAAAACTCCTGAAACAACATCAACACCGTCTCCCAGTCCGCCAACTTCTGCATCATCGCCAGCAATCTCCACAACATTTCGATCCACAAGCACAGGAATCAGTGAAACCACGACCACAACCCCAtcacacacaacaacaacatctcCGTCTCCCCCAAGATCAACTACAACTCAACCTTCAACAGTTTCCACCACCACAGTCACGCCGCCCATTTCAACTACCACAACACCAATAACCAGCACCACGTCGTCAATTCACACAACAACCACAACTCCACCCAGAACTACGACGACACCTTTAACCCAGACAgcatcaaccccaacaccaacaatccccacgTCCACACTTTCTACCACTTCCACAACAACGACATCGTCACCAGTGCCCCCCAAATCAAGCCCAACGCCacattcccccacatccccaaccaccATTACAAAGCAACAATCCACCAGTATTCCCGAATTACCCACCGGCTCTGTAACAACTACCACGTGTACAACTGAAACTATGGAAACTACAGAATCACATTCAACCATATCTACAACCACTAGCACCCCTGGAAGCAAGAGTACAACGCAACCCACAACCCTGACAACATCGACATCCACCTCTATATCAACCACAACTCAACCTTCAACAGTTTCCACAATCACAAGCACACCGCCCATTTCAACTACCACAACATCCAGAACCAACACCACGTCGTCAAGTCACACAACAACCACAACTGCACCCACAACCACTACGACAACGTCACCCCCGTCAACAGAAACACCAACCCCAACAATTACCACAACATCATACTCTAGCGAATCCACTACAACAGGAATGACTCCAATTTCGACCAAAACTCCTGAAACAACATCAACACCGTCTCCCAGTCCGCCAACTTCTGCATCATCGCCAGCAATCTCCACAACATTTCGATCCACAAGCACAGGAATCAGTGAAACCACGACCACAACCCCAtcacacacaacaacaacatctcCGTCTCCCCCAAGATCAACTACAACTCAACCTTCAACAGTTTCCACCACCACAGTCACGCCGCCCATTTCAACTACCACAACACCAATAACCAGCACCACGTCGTCAATTCACACAACAACCACAACTCCACCCAGAACTACGACGACACCTTTAACCCAGACAgcatcaaccccaacaccaacaatccccacgTCCACACTTTCTACCACTTCCACAACAACGACATCGTCACCAGTGCCCCCCAAATCAAGCCCAACGCCacattcccccacatccccaaccaccATTACAAAGCAACAATCCACCAGTATTCCCGAATTACCCACCGGCTCTGTAACAACTACCACATGTACAACTGAAACTATGGAAACTACAGAATCACATTCAACCATATCTACAACCACTAGCACTCCTGGAAGCAAGAGTACAACGCAACCCACAACCCTGACAACATCGACATCCACCTCTATATCAACCACAACTCAACCTTCAACAGTTTCCACAATCACAAGCACACCGCCCATTTCAACTACCACAACATCCATAACCAGCAACACGTCGTCAAGTCACACAACAACCACAACTGCACCCACAACCACTACGACAACATCACCCCCGTCAACAGAAACACCAACCCCAACAATTACCACAACACCATACACTAGCGAATCCACTACAACAGGAATGACTCCAATTTCGACCAAAACTCCTGAAACAACATCAACACCCTCTCCTTCTCCGCCAACTTCTGCATCATCGCCAGCAATCTCCACATTTCGATCCACAAGCACAGGAATCAGTGAAACCACGACCACAACCCCAtcacacacaacaacaacatctcCGTCTCCCCCAAGATCAACTACAACTCAACCTTCAACAGTTTCCACCACCACAGTCACGCCGCCCATTTCAACTACCACAACACCAATAACCAGCACCACGTCGTCAATTCACACAACAACCACAACTCCACCCACAACTACGACGACACCTTTAACCCGGACAgcatcaaccccaacaccaacaatccccacgTCCACACTTTCTACCACTTCCACAACAACGACATCGTCACCAGTGCCCCCCAAATCAAGCCCAACGCCacattcccccacatccccaaccaccATTACAAAGCAACAATCCACCAGTATTCCCGAATTACCCACCGGCTCTGTAACAACTACCACGTGTACAACTGAAACTATGGAAACTACAGAATCACATTCAACCATATCTACAACCACTAGCACCCCTGGAAGCAAGAGTACAACGCAACCCACAACCCTGACAACATCGACATCCACCTCTATATCAACCACAACTCAACCTTCAACAGTTTCCACAATCACAAGCACACCGCCCATTTCAACTACCACAACATCCATAACCAGCAACACGTCGTCAAGTCACACAACAACCACAACTGCACCCACAACCACTACGACAACGTCACCCCCATCAACAGAAACACCAACCCCAACAATTACCACAACATCATACTCTAGCGAATCCACTACAACAGGAATGACTCCAATTTCGACCAAAACCCCTGAAACAACATCAACACCCTCTCCTTCTCCGCCAACTTCTGCATCATCGCCAGCAATCTCCACAACATTTCGATCCACAAGAACAGGTATCAGTGAAACCACGACCACAACCCCAtcacacacaacaacaacatctcCGTCTCCCCCAAGATCAACTACAACTCAACCTTCAACAGTTTCCACCACCACAGTCACGCCGCCCATTTCAACTACCACAACACCAATAATCAGCACCACGTCGTCAATTCACACAACAACCACAACTCCACCCACAACTACGACGACACCTTTAACCCGGACAgcatcaaccccaacaccaacaatccccacgTCCACACTTTCTACCACTTCCACAACAACGACATCGTCACCAGTGCCCCCCAAATCAAGCCCAACGCCacattcccccacatccccaaccaccATTACAAAGCAACAATCCACCAGTATTCCCGAATTACCCACCGGCTCTGTAACAACTACCACGTGTACAACTGAAACTATGGAAACTACAGAATCACATTCAACCATATCTACAACCACTAGCACCCCTGGAAGCAAGAGTACAACGCAACCCACAACCCTGACAACATCGACATCCACCTCTATATCAACCACAACTCAACCTTCAACAGTTTCCACAATCACAAGCACACCGCCCATTTCAACTACCACAACATCCAGAACCAGCACCACGTCGTCAAGTCACACAACAACCACAACTGCACCCACAACCACTACGACAACATCACCCCCGTCAACAGAAACAACAACCCCAACAATTACCACAACATCATACTCTAGCGAATCCACTACAACAGGAATCACTCCAATTTCGACCACATCCCCAGAAACAACATCAACACCCTCTCCAGCTCCGCCATCATCAACCCCAACAATTACCACAACATCATACTCTAGCACATCTACAACAACAGGAATGACTCCAATTTCGACCAAAACTCCTGAAACAACATCAACACCCTCTCCTTCTCCGCCAACTTCTGCATCATCGCCAGCAATCTCCACAACATTTCGATCCACAAGCTCAGGAATCAGTGAAACCACGACCACAACCCCATCACACACAACAACATCTCCGTCTCCCCCAAGATCAACTACAACTCAACCTTCAACAGTTTCCACCACCATAGTCACGCCGCCCATTTCAACTACCACAACACCAATAACCAGCACCACGTCGTCAATTCACACAACAACCACAACTCCACCCACAACTACGACGACACCTTTAACCCAGACAgcatcaaccccaacaccaacaatccccacgTCCACACTTTCTACCACTTCCACAACAACGACATCGTCACCAGTGCCCCCCAAATCAAGCCCAACGCCacattcccccacatccccaaccaccATTACAAAGCAACAATCCACCAGTATTCCCGAATTACCCACCGGCTCTGTAACAACTACCACGTGTACAACTGAAACTATGGAAACTACAGAATCACATTCAACCATATCTACAACCACTAGCACTCCTGGAAGCAAGAGTACAACGCAACCCACAACCCTGACAACATCGACATCCACCTCTATATCAACCACAACTCAACCTTCAACAGTTTCCACAATCACAAGCACACCGCCCATTTCAACTACCACAACATCCATAACCAGCAACACGTCGTCAAGTCACACAACAACCACAACTGCACCCACAACCACTACGACAACATCACCCCCGTCAACAGAAACACCAACCCCAACAATTACCACAACACCATACACTAGCGAATCCACAACAACAGGAATGACTCAAATTTCGACCAAAACTCCTGAAACAACATCAACACCCTCTCCTTCTCCGCCAACTTCTGCATCATCGCCAGCAATCTCCACATTTCGATCCACAAGCACAGGAATCAGTGAAACCACGACCACAACCCCAgcacacacaacaacaacatctcCGTCTCCCCCAAGATCAAGTACAACTCAACCTTCAACAGTTTCCACCACCACAGTCACGCCGCCCATTTCAACTACCACAACACCAGTAACCAGCACCACGTCGTCAATTCACACAACAACCACAACTCCACCCACAACTACGACGACACCTTTAACCTGGACAgcatcaaccccaacaccaacaatccccacgTCCACACTTTCTACCACTTCCACAAAAACGACATCGTCACCAGTGCCCCCCAAATCAAGCCCAACGCCacattcccccacatccccaaccaccATTACAAAGCAACAATCCACCAGTATTCCCGAATTACCCACCGGCTCTGTAACAACTACCACGTGTACAACTGAAACTATGGAAACTACAGAATCACATTCAACCATATCTACAACCACTAGCACCCCTGGAAGCAAGAGTACAACGCAACCCACAACACTGACAACATCGACATCCACCTCTATATCAACCACAACTCAACCTTCAACAGTTTCCACAATCACAAGCACACCTCCCATTTCAACTACCACAACATCCATAACCAGCAACACGTCGTCAAGTCACACAACAACCACAACTGCACCCACAACCACTACGACAACGTCACCCCCGTCAACAGAAACACCAACCCCAACAATTACCACAACATCATACTCTAGCGAATCCACTACAACAGGAATGACTCCAATTTCGACCAAAACTCCTGAAACAACATCAACACCCTCTCCTTCTCCGCCAACTTCTGCATCATCGCCAGCAATCTCTACAACATTTCGATCCACAAGAACAGGTATCAGTGAAACCACGACCACAACCCCAtcacacacaacaacaacatctcCATCTCCCCCAAGATCAACTACAACTCAACCT from the Scyliorhinus torazame isolate Kashiwa2021f chromosome 10, sScyTor2.1, whole genome shotgun sequence genome contains:
- the LOC140430257 gene encoding uncharacterized protein, whose translation is METTESHSTISTTTSTPGSKSTTQPTTLTTSTSTSISTTTQPSTVSTITSTPPISTTTTSITSNTSSSHTTTTTAPTTTTTTSPPSTETPTPTITTTPYTSESTTTGMTPISTKTPETTSTPSPSPPTSASSPAISTFRSTSTGISETTTTTPSHTTTTSPSPPRSTTTQPSTVSTTTVTPPISTTTTPITSTTSSIHTTTTTPPTTTTTPLTRTASTPTPTIPTSTLSTTSTTTTSSPVPPKSSPTPHSPTSPTTITKQQSTSIPELPTGSVTTTTCTTETMETTESHSTISTTTSTPGSKSTTQPTTLTTSTSTSISTTTQPSTVSTITSTPPISTTTTSITSNTSSSHTTTTTAPTTTTTTSPPSTETPTPTITTTSYSSESTTTGMTPISTKTPETTSTPSPSPPTSASSPAISTTFRSTRTGISETTTTTPSHTTTTSPSPPRSTTTQPSTVSTTTVTPPISTTTTPIISTTSSIHTTTTTPPTTTTTPLTRTASTPTPTIPTSTLSTTSTTTTSSPVPPKSSPTPHSPTSPTTITKQQSTSIPELPTGSVTTTTCTTETMETTESHSTISTTTSTPGSKSTTQPTTLTTSTSTSISTTTQPSTVSTITSTPPISTTTTSRTSTTSSSHTTTTTAPTTTTTTSPPSTETTTPTITTTSYSSESTTTGITPISTTSPETTSTPSPAPPSSTPTITTTSYSSTSTTTGMTPISTKTPETTSTPSPSPPTSASSPAISTTFRSTSSGISETTTTTPSHTTTSPSPPRSTTTQPSTVSTTIVTPPISTTTTPITSTTSSIHTTTTTPPTTTTTPLTQTASTPTPTIPTSTLSTTSTTTTSSPVPPKSSPTPHSPTSPTTITKQQSTSIPELPTGSVTTTTCTTETMETTESHSTISTTTSTPGSKSTTQPTTLTTSTSTSISTTTQPSTVSTITSTPPISTTTTSITSNTSSSHTTTTTAPTTTTTTSPPSTETPTPTITTTPYTSESTTTGMTQISTKTPETTSTPSPSPPTSASSPAISTFRSTSTGISETTTTTPAHTTTTSPSPPRSSTTQPSTVSTTTVTPPISTTTTPVTSTTSSIHTTTTTPPTTTTTPLTWTASTPTPTIPTSTLSTTSTKTTSSPVPPKSSPTPHSPTSPTTITKQQSTSIPELPTGSVTTTTCTTETMETTESHSTISTTTSTPGSKSTTQPTTLTTSTSTSISTTTQPSTVSTITSTPPISTTTTSITSNTSSSHTTTTTAPTTTTTTSPPSTETPTPTITTTSYSSESTTTGMTPISTKTPETTSTPSPSPPTSASSPAISTTFRSTRTGISETTTTTPSHTTTTSPSPPRSTTTQPSTVSTTTVTPPISTTTTPITSTTSSIHTTTTTPPTTTTTPLTRTASTPTPTIPTSTLSTTSTTTTSSPVPPKSSPTPHSPTSPTTITKQQSTSIPELPTGSVTTTTCTTETMETTESHSTISTTTSTPGSKSTTQPTTLTTSTSTSISTTTQPSTVSTITSTPPISTTTTSITSTTSSSHTTTTTAPTTTTTTSPPSTETTTPTITTTSYSSESTTTGMTPISTTSPETTSTPSPAPPSSTPTITTTSYSSTSTTTGMTPISTKTPETTSTPSPSPPTSASSPAISTTFRSTSTGISETTTTTPSHTTTTSPSPPRSTTTQPSTISTTTVTPPISTTTTPIISTTSINPNPNNPHVHTFYHFHNNDIVTSAPQIKPNATFPHIPNHHYKATIHQYSRITHRLCNNYHVYN